Genomic window (Rosa chinensis cultivar Old Blush chromosome 6, RchiOBHm-V2, whole genome shotgun sequence):
AAGTTTGGCCTAAGCATTATGATGTAATCCCTGAACAAATAAATGAACGAAATAGGGCTGTATAACTGTGCTGCGCAACTTTCATAGCGCTCTATTATCAACTCGAAAAGGAAGAAAAGGGGGAACATATCTCCAGTTTTATGAGATGTATAAAAGTCATAATTCCATTTCTGAACAATGAATGTATACAATTTGGTATCATCCTATCTACGGTAACTTTCTTGGCAAAACAACTGAGATTATATGTGAGATTATTTGAAAAAGAATCTCATTTCTAAGTAAGAATCATTTCTAACTGTAACGAGGTTAAGATGTTGAAGGTTATCATTTTGGCAAAATTTAGCAACTGAGAACTTGACCATCCTAACTATATCACCACCATCGGCAGGACATGTTGAGATAAAAGCAGAGTCTCCAACAATTCTTCCCCTGGCGCAATTCCAAGAAAAGCATCAACTTTCACCTCAACTCACTCTCAAAGTCGATTGAGGACAAGATTCTGTAGTTACATTTGTCAGTAGAAGAACTGTTGTTTATCTCCAGGTTCTCTTCTGgtaaacaagaaaaaagaaaaaaagaagaaacataaATTATAAGCAACCATGAAGGATATATGTAAAGCCTAAAAAACTCCTGCTGTTGTAACACAGCCATACCATTAGTGCCACAGTCATTTTCAGCATCCCGACAAACTGTTAATTTCTGATGCTTTCTCCACGCCGTTCGAGTTGTAAGAAACAATTCTGTGAACTGAAAATTGAAGTTGGCCCAGCAAATCATATTCAATGCATTCAAACCTGCAAATATTCCATATGTTTGATTCATGTGAGCATCACATAGAGATGAGCTGTACGCTCTAGAGTCGTTGATTAAGAATTATAGGAAAATCATGTTTCTTTCAGGACCACAAACTTCATACTTCTCATCTTTTTAATATAGAGGTAGGCACACTTACAATTTTAGGCAGAGCTTATCAACAAGCGTCGAAAGATTGATCATCCTCAATTTTAAATCGTGAAGCTTCTCCTCTGAATAATGGTCAAAAGGTTCCTCTGTAAACATAGAAAGCTTCTCCATGCTGGCCTcaagctgctgctgctggtcCTCAAACAAGTTCTGTTTTATCGTCCTTTGTTCTAATGTCATctcttttttgaaaagatcaCCAAACATGTGATATGCAAATGGGTAGGAATATGCAATAATTCGCCTTGATCTAAAGAGTCTGTTGAGCGCATCGGTTGTCCAGCTATAATCTTTCGATGACGATAAGTTTTCTTCCAAAtatgttatttttctttgtaCGGTTTTCTTCAGCGCAGCTTCAAGCTTAAGAGAATCTTTATGAGCTTGAAAACGGTTGAAGTAGTGAGTGTAACGAAATAGGTCCTTCTTGGTTTGCTCAAGGTCCATCTCCTCGTCTTCTTTGAATCGTCCACACTCATGACCTGCAATGGAATCCCATGTATGATCCGAACCAGTTGGGGCACCACAGAGccagctggaaaaaaaaaaaaaaaaaacgagaaaaCTTGTCAACTTCAAATATTGTTACCAACCtgttaaggaaagaaaatgagaaagcaAATGGGTGAAAGCCAATGCGAACATTGTTGAGCACATATCACATTTTTGCTATAAAATTTTAGTGAAAGATAAACCGCTTGCTATCCAACAGAAGCTAAAAAAGAAAGGCATTGTGTTTGTCAAAATAAACAGTTACGGAAATATGGGAGCTCAGTTTTGAATTAAGGAATATATGAGACCATATTCTGTCTTTTAATACTGCTCATCATTACGTCTTTCCTTGATCAACTTCTATATTGCCCCAAGAATATTTCACGACCCTGAGTGGGGCAAATTTAAACTACTGATTGAGGAAGTTTAAAGCTGATGAAAAGTTTAGTCCAAAAACAGCCAATGTACCAAAAACAATATATCAATATGTACATCACAAAAGGAAGCAAAGCTGCAATTCAGATCCAGTGACAAGGATCTTGCCCCAGGTTTAACTTTGAACAGCAACCACATAAATGCTAAGAAGGCACAAGGGTGAAGTAACTACACAAAATGCACAGTATAAACACTCACCAAAATGGTTGTCCACAGATACAGGTAACTAGATTGCATCCTCCATTCTTTTCAACCAGCTTGTTACATTTTGGGCAATGCTTTGTGTTGACTGAAATGTAATTAACAGTCTCTGATTCATCTACGCACTTCTTCAACCATTGGTCCCACATTTGGCATGAACAAGGAGAGTGTGCTTCACATAAGCAACTAAAACAGAATTGCTTTCCACATGCACATTCAACCTCGATTAACTCATCTTCCTCAATACGTATAGCATTTCCACAATGAGGAATACTCGGGCACCACTTCACCTTTCTATTATCCTCAATATATGATTCCAGAAGAAAACGATCAAACTTCTCTGCCAGATTAGGATCCCTCGCACTGACCAGATTTCTGATTATTGCTTCATCACAAACAGCATTGCACCTGTGTGCCATGCATTTAATGCGCCTACTTTGACCCTCGTTTATTTTCACAATAAAATGCTCTGTCCAACCTAGGCACAATGGTAAACGGAACTCATTTCattaaaagagaaagaaatcacAAAAATGCAAGCAggcttgcacgaacaagtataACAAAGCCACACACAATAGAGGGTAGGCAATTAATGGTTTTCTTTTCCTTACTAAAAATTGATTCGACCCACAGAAGTTTACAAGAATCTGTGCCATAACATCCTAGACAGATAACCATATCCCCAGATTCGTTAAGAAAAATTCGAAAGGATATTCTCATTTACAAATAGGTGATATTCGAAGTTTAAGATTCAAATGCTGTTGGATTACAAAGTCAAAACaagattttttttatcaacTTCATTCAAAAGAATCTTTGCTGAGTTAATTGTCAAGTGCTTATCCTAGAACAAACGAAATGTACTTAGAGAATTCTGCAAAAGAGAAAATGAGCAGCAGAGTACTTACATTCGTTACAAAAAACGTGATTGCAATCCATGATTGTGACCTCATTAGCCGGAATTTCATCCATGCAAATATCACACATAACCTCAGATGAAAGCTGTGATGTGTCATCATGCTCCGCCATAGTCACACCAGCCTTTTCGTATAGTAACTCTTTCCCCCTCTCTACATACACAGCAAGCACCTTGTCGACATCCCAACGATAATGGATGAGCAAGGTTCGGGCATGGTACTCTTTCAGCGACAGCACATCCATTACCCTCTGCACATCGCCCCTCTACAGATTTCAATGGCAACACTTCAGTATagcaaaaattgaaattcaatggCAACACAGTTATATTCATatcagaaataaaaataaataaaaaaacataccTGTGCAGCCAAGAGAGATTCTTTTGAGATTACCTGCAAAACACCATTGAAGGTTTTAATTCCtcaaccaataaaaaaaaatctcaattgcAGACAGAGAGCCACTCAATAATCTCAACAACCAAACAAGACGCTACGATACAAAATAAGAGCAGAAATTTACTTTCAGATTGAAAAAGAAATCGGAAAACTCTATGATGGCACAGTCAAAAGGTAAAGTTACAAACGGAGAACCAGAATTCGATCAAAACAGCCAGAAATATTTACCTTGGTCGATGACACCTCACACTTTGGAGTCTCACTCTCAACGTACGCCATCATCTCCTCCTCCAAATTCTCAGGATCATCATTATCCTCCTCGTCATCGTAATAGCCTTCTTCCTCGCTGCTCACATAATAGTCGTCCTCCATTGTTGAAAACCAAACGAGAATTGCTGCAGAGAAACCGAAACTCCGATgagggagaaagagagatggaAATTTTTCCTGGGGAAAAAAGAAAGCTTCTAGGGGAAGCAAAACCCCCAGAAAGAATGAGTCTTTTTTCCCCTTTCCTTTTATTCTCTGTGttgctcctcttcttctttttcttctcttgtgtGGAATTAAACGAATCGGAAAGAGGCATTGTGGGGGGTTTATATAGTGATCGGGTCAATTCAAACTCCCCTTCTTTAGCTCCCTTCTTTCCACGGTGGAGAAAAGTCGTGCTTAAAA
Coding sequences:
- the LOC112172434 gene encoding probable E3 ubiquitin-protein ligase ARI1, coding for MEDDYYVSSEEEGYYDDEEDNDDPENLEEEMMAYVESETPKCEVSSTKVISKESLLAAQRGDVQRVMDVLSLKEYHARTLLIHYRWDVDKVLAVYVERGKELLYEKAGVTMAEHDDTSQLSSEVMCDICMDEIPANEVTIMDCNHVFCNECWTEHFIVKINEGQSRRIKCMAHRCNAVCDEAIIRNLVSARDPNLAEKFDRFLLESYIEDNRKVKWCPSIPHCGNAIRIEEDELIEVECACGKQFCFSCLCEAHSPCSCQMWDQWLKKCVDESETVNYISVNTKHCPKCNKLVEKNGGCNLVTCICGQPFCWLCGAPTGSDHTWDSIAGHECGRFKEDEEMDLEQTKKDLFRYTHYFNRFQAHKDSLKLEAALKKTVQRKITYLEENLSSSKDYSWTTDALNRLFRSRRIIAYSYPFAYHMFGDLFKKEMTLEQRTIKQNLFEDQQQQLEASMEKLSMFTEEPFDHYSEEKLHDLKLRMINLSTLVDKLCLKLFECIEYDLLGQLQFSVHRIVSYNSNGVEKASEINSLSGC